The nucleotide window GGGATCGGCAGGGACAGACACCTGGAGACCCCAGCCTAAAACCAGGTCTGTGTTCCAGGGGAGAACCCAACGGGCGTGGGAGAGCCCCCGCCACCACCCAGCGGAGAAGAGAAGCCCCCCGTGAGCCTGCTGCTGCGCGAGGGCCGTTCGCCCCGGGCCCAGGTGAAGGGCAGGGCCCAGAAAGGCCAACGCGGGAAGGGGGCCCGGGGCAAGGCGAAGCAGCGGGGCTGCCACCTGCAAACCCAGCTGGTCAAGGTGCGCGAGCTAGGCCTGGGCCACGACTCGGACGAGCTGGTCCGCTTCAGGTACTGCAGCGGCTCGTGTCAGCGGGCCCGCTCCAACCACGACGTCAGCCTGGCCTACCTGCTGAGCGCCGGCACCCTGCGGCCCTCCCCGCCGGCCCGGGTGCTCAGCCACCCCTGCTGCCGGCCCACCCGCTACGAGGCCGTCTCTTTCATGGACGTGCACAACACCTGGCAAACCGTGGAGAGGCTCTCGGCCGCCGAGTGCAGCTGTCTGGGCTGATGGGGGACTCGGAGGTCGCCGCCTGGCCCGAGCCAGATTGAAGCCCTGCCCGGCAGCTCCGTGGGGCTTACCGGACCCGGGGGCCGAGCTGGGAGCCCAAAAAAACTTGGGGCAGACCCGGAGAGAGGTGGGTCCGGCCCTCAGACCCTAAGGGCAAAGAAGCAGCTGGAGCCCCCGGCCTGTGtgtagggagaggggcagagcagggagtgggTTCGGAGCCGGGGCTGTCCCTTCCCAGGTGGAAGGTGGGATGGGCCTCGGGCGTCAGAGAGGCCCGAGGGGCTGCTGCCGCCTCTCAAGGCGGAAGGCAGAGACTGAGGGAGCCCAGATGGAGTCGCCCGACCCGGAGGGTGGTCTGGGGACAGAGCAGAAGGGGATCTATGCAGACCCCAGCCCCGGTGGAGGGGGATAGGAATGAAGAGGGAACCATGGACCAGAGTCGGGGAATGGGATGGCTGTCCTACCTGGAAGCTGAGTTCCCAGATTGCAGAAGGATACCCGGGGACCGAGGACACCCCGCCACCCAGGACATCGAGTCCGGGCCCTGGCCTGCGCAGGTCTGAAGGAAGGGTCTGCCCTAGCTAGGGCTGGGAGGTCTAAGGTGCTTCTGGGATGGGGATGCAGCTCCCCAGCCCCTCAACTTGGAGGTGCAGAGTAGCTCCCCCAGAAGCCTTAGGAGAGAGAGGGACTGCGACCAGAGTCCCTGGGACGGCAGGGGACACCAGGGTTGCCTCTCCtcaactcttccccctccccatgagCAGCTATTTATTATctctaagttatttatttattctctcttCTGACTGAGTTGGTTCTCAGGCTAAGGTGCAAACGGCCAAAAGGGTCAGCCCGCGTAAGACGGGGGAGCAAATGTGAATGCATCCcagactgggctctcccaagggctcattccggcattgggggtggggggatagagaaGAGGATGGGAGTCGACTGGTTCCTATGGCAACAATGTGCATAAAATAGTGGTTCCCCCTCCTGCCTAGTCTCTATCATTCGTCTGCCCCAGGTCCCCTCTCAGTACGGCCCAGATAGTGTCTCTCTGGCTTGCTGGAGAAATGGGGCCCCATTTCGGCACTCAGCCTGGGGTCTGGGGGACTGAGGGGGGGTCCCAGTTGGGTTGGAGCttgctgctccccctccccttgacACCCACCCGGCCAACGGCTTCCCT belongs to Tachyglossus aculeatus isolate mTacAcu1 chromosome 18, mTacAcu1.pri, whole genome shotgun sequence and includes:
- the ARTN gene encoding artemin, coding for MSGREGGEKHPRSSSRVTCCFVVTEKMESRVEGRAFPLMTLFPNWQAVLWQALTIMALLTGPSASSLSPGQHHSPLHDYGSSAPLASLEGLLTPTRSTPHGENPTGVGEPPPPPSGEEKPPVSLLLREGRSPRAQVKGRAQKGQRGKGARGKAKQRGCHLQTQLVKVRELGLGHDSDELVRFRYCSGSCQRARSNHDVSLAYLLSAGTLRPSPPARVLSHPCCRPTRYEAVSFMDVHNTWQTVERLSAAECSCLG